The proteins below come from a single Balaenoptera acutorostrata chromosome 2, mBalAcu1.1, whole genome shotgun sequence genomic window:
- the GZMK gene encoding granzyme K, translated as MTKFSSFFLCFLIAGTYITPECFNMEIIGGREASPHSRPFMASMQYGGNHICGGVLIHPQWVLTAAHCHSRFAKDQSSKVVLGAHSLSKNEASKQTFEIKRFIRFPRFTSDPKSNDIMLVELHTAAKLNKHVQLLHPRAKNDITAGTKCQVIGWGATDPECFRPSDTLREVTVTVISRKVCNSRSYYNHDPIITKNMICAGDARGQKDSCQGDSGGPLICKGAFHALVSGGRKCGDAKKPGIYILLTWKYQAWIKSNLAPSHAN; from the exons ATGactaagttttcttctttttttctctgtttcctaaTAGCTGGGACTTACATAACTCCAGAGT GTTTCAACATGGAGATTATCGGAGGGAGAGAAGCGTCACCGCATTCCAGGCCCTTTATGGCTTCCATGCAGTATGGCGGCAACCACATTTGCGGGGGAGTGCTGATTCATCCGCAGTGGGTGCTGACAGCAGCCCACTGCCACTCTCG GTTTGCCAAAGAccagtcttccaaagtggttttagGAGCACACTCTCTCTCAAAGAATGAGGCCTCCAAACAAACATTTGAGATTAAAAGATTCATACGATTCCCAAGATTTACATCAGATCCTAAATCAAATGATATTATGCTGGTTGAG CTTCACACGGCCGCAAAACTCAACAAACATGTCCAACTGCTCCACCCAAGAGCCAAAAATGATATTACAGCTGGAACAAAATGCCAGGTTATTGGCTGGGGAGCCACTGACCCAGAATGTTTTAGGCCCTCTGATACCCTGCGAGAAGTCACTGTTACTGTCATAAGTCGAAAAGTTTGCAACAGCCGAAGTTATTACAACCACGACCCTATTATAACTAAAAACATGATATGTGCAGGAGACGCCAGAGGCCAGAAGGATTCCTGCCAG gGTGACTCAGGGGGCCCCTTGATCTGCAAAGGTGCCTTCCACGCCCTAGTCTCTGGAGGTCGTAAATGTGGTGATGCCAAGAAACCTGGAATCTACATCCTATTAACCTGGAAATACCAGGCTTGGATCAAAAGCAACTTGGCCCCATCTCATGCAAACTAA